In Streptomyces sp. NBC_00433, a single genomic region encodes these proteins:
- a CDS encoding sigma-70 family RNA polymerase sigma factor translates to MATTTEDMADFERRLEPYRSELLAHCYRMLGSVHDAEDLVQETYLRALRARNRYDGTRGSLRTWLYRIATNACLTALESRGRRPLPSGMVAQSDPLQPLAPGGEATWLQPVPDALLHLGDPAGAAVDRGSLRLAFVAAMQHLSARQRAALILREVLAFSAAETADILGTTVASVNSSLQRARARLNEAGVLEDQVAEPTRAEQRACVERYMAAFEKADIEGLKQLLTHDVLMEMPPMLNWFVGPENYGLFMDWVFDKAGTDWRLVPIAANGQPGFAAYRGGDGGVFELHTLQVFTVTAAGISRTTVFQEAEIFAAFGLPAEIGAR, encoded by the coding sequence GTGGCGACCACGACCGAGGACATGGCGGACTTCGAGCGCCGGCTCGAGCCCTACCGGTCGGAGTTGCTGGCCCACTGCTACCGGATGCTCGGCTCGGTCCACGACGCGGAAGACCTCGTGCAGGAGACCTACCTGCGGGCTCTGCGGGCGCGGAACCGCTACGACGGCACACGCGGCTCGCTGCGCACCTGGCTGTACCGGATCGCGACCAACGCCTGCCTGACCGCCCTGGAGAGCCGCGGCCGCCGACCGCTGCCCTCGGGAATGGTCGCCCAGAGCGACCCCCTCCAGCCGCTGGCCCCAGGGGGCGAGGCCACCTGGCTCCAGCCCGTGCCCGACGCGCTGCTGCACCTGGGGGACCCGGCCGGCGCGGCCGTCGACCGCGGCAGCCTGCGGCTGGCCTTCGTCGCCGCGATGCAGCACCTCTCCGCACGCCAGCGTGCCGCGTTGATCCTGCGCGAGGTGCTCGCCTTCTCCGCCGCCGAGACAGCCGACATCCTCGGTACGACGGTCGCGTCGGTCAACAGCTCGCTGCAGCGGGCGCGCGCCCGGCTGAACGAGGCCGGCGTCCTTGAGGACCAGGTCGCCGAGCCCACGCGGGCGGAGCAACGGGCCTGCGTGGAGCGCTACATGGCGGCGTTCGAGAAGGCGGACATCGAAGGGCTCAAGCAGCTCCTCACCCATGACGTCCTCATGGAGATGCCCCCGATGCTCAACTGGTTCGTCGGGCCCGAGAACTACGGCCTGTTCATGGACTGGGTCTTCGACAAGGCGGGCACCGACTGGCGCCTCGTACCGATCGCCGCGAACGGCCAGCCGGGCTTCGCGGCCTACCGGGGCGGTGACGGCGGGGTGTTCGAGCTGCACACCCTTCAGGTCTTCACCGTCACCGCCGCCGGCATCAGCAGGACCACCGTCTTCCAGGAGGCGGAGATTTTCGCGGCCTTCGGCCTGCCCGCCGAGATCGGCGCCCGCTGA
- a CDS encoding TetR/AcrR family transcriptional regulator, which translates to MSEGRPTLRERQRAETRRLIQTHAVRLFTDQGYDEVTVADVAEAAGVAAMTVYRHFPTKEDLVVVPNQPARLIAGLVAATSAAHPLVRRVGGALVEAAEVLTCGDGDETAARRRVLLDCLRLMVRTPALRARHLDRQYALQQTVIEALGDTPSDPDGAFRARAAVSACLAVMHTAMTRWAEEDGRSELPDLIAMALTASFGDDALAWRSGRTASAGRVPSGGPEG; encoded by the coding sequence GTGAGTGAAGGACGGCCAACCCTCAGGGAGCGGCAGCGGGCCGAGACGCGCCGGCTGATCCAGACGCACGCCGTGCGGCTCTTCACCGACCAGGGCTACGACGAGGTGACCGTGGCCGACGTCGCGGAGGCCGCCGGTGTCGCGGCGATGACCGTCTACCGGCACTTCCCCACCAAGGAGGACCTCGTCGTCGTCCCGAACCAGCCGGCCCGGCTCATCGCCGGGTTGGTCGCCGCGACGTCCGCGGCGCACCCCCTGGTGCGACGCGTCGGTGGCGCGCTCGTCGAGGCGGCCGAGGTGCTGACCTGTGGCGACGGGGACGAGACGGCGGCGAGGCGGCGGGTCCTGCTGGACTGCCTCCGGCTCATGGTCCGCACCCCCGCGCTGCGGGCCCGGCACCTGGACCGCCAGTACGCGTTGCAGCAGACCGTCATCGAGGCCCTCGGGGACACCCCGTCCGACCCTGACGGCGCCTTCCGCGCACGGGCCGCGGTCAGCGCCTGCCTGGCCGTGATGCACACGGCGATGACGCGCTGGGCCGAGGAGGACGGGCGGTCCGAACTGCCCGACCTGATCGCCATGGCGCTCACCGCCTCCTTCGGCGACGACGCCCTTGCCTGGCGTTCGGGCCGGACCGCGTCGGCCGGACGGGTTCCGTCAGGCGGGCCCGAGGGCTGA
- a CDS encoding YciI family protein, with product MMAKYMLIMRGTDESVAKMMETPFEEMIEAMGRFNEEMIRAGVLVATEGLDDPSQGVVVDFSSETPVVTDGPYGETKELFGGFCLLDVASKEEAVEWAKRLPAIAGSKVEIRRVPGIDEFPQDNEWIVRERAWRERTGQV from the coding sequence ATGATGGCGAAGTACATGCTGATCATGCGAGGCACGGACGAGTCCGTCGCCAAGATGATGGAGACGCCCTTCGAGGAGATGATCGAGGCGATGGGCCGTTTCAACGAGGAGATGATCCGGGCGGGCGTGCTGGTGGCCACCGAGGGTCTCGACGACCCGTCCCAGGGGGTGGTGGTCGACTTCAGCTCGGAGACCCCGGTGGTCACCGACGGCCCCTACGGTGAGACGAAGGAGCTGTTCGGCGGCTTCTGCCTGCTCGATGTCGCGTCGAAGGAGGAAGCCGTCGAGTGGGCCAAGCGGCTCCCGGCGATCGCCGGGTCGAAGGTCGAGATCCGCCGCGTCCCGGGCATCGACGAATTCCCGCAGGACAACGAGTGGATCGTCAGGGAGCGGGCGTGGCGCGAGCGGACCGGCCAGGTCTGA
- a CDS encoding serine hydrolase: protein MRIPVLAAAVVLLSSLTLPPAGSAAAVPAGHRADGGRFDRPHSGFAPAGTVLRRGSPRDAGLDAAPIDAFQQQMAGWEDPSAGAGYLFPGATTLMAHDGVVVERGAGGYAVKYADATTELPRDQWVPTRTDTLYDLASLSKLFTSIAAMQQLEAGRIDLDTPVAHYIPEFAANGKGAITVEQLLTHTSGFDADPVPSLWQGYSDIPSRERAILDAEPINAPGTTYLYSDLNMLSMQLVLERVTGKPLDTLVRDGITTPLHLTDTGYNPPPDKLPRIAATEYEASPARGMVRGQVHDENAWALGGVAGHAGVFSTADDLAVLAQTILNGGTYRGHRILSGNSVRLMEQNFNQAFPGDSHGLGFELDQIWYMGGLSGPQSLGHTGFTGTSLVIDPQSRSFVILLSNRVHPTRATPSTNPPRRAIGVAMSQAMRVAAPGGGPLWYSGQAGGTTSTLATGPLTATAPVDVDFATFVNTESTDPLCLEDSTDGGATWHALPLTVTGQGTPSGTPAALSGQSVRAWWHVHAEIPQPAGAFLIRWRYTTDPVYEGRGVDLAHLAVTSAGHPVPGAAALTPAGAWQLLPDAPRQPS, encoded by the coding sequence ATGCGGATTCCGGTACTGGCGGCAGCCGTGGTGCTGCTCTCCTCCCTCACCCTCCCGCCGGCCGGCAGCGCCGCCGCGGTCCCCGCAGGCCACCGCGCGGACGGCGGGCGCTTCGACCGGCCGCACAGCGGGTTCGCCCCGGCCGGCACCGTGCTCCGCCGGGGCAGCCCGCGCGACGCGGGGCTCGACGCGGCGCCCATCGACGCCTTCCAGCAGCAGATGGCCGGCTGGGAGGACCCCTCCGCCGGGGCCGGCTACCTCTTCCCCGGCGCCACCACGCTGATGGCGCACGACGGAGTGGTCGTCGAACGCGGCGCCGGCGGCTACGCGGTGAAGTACGCGGACGCCACCACCGAGCTGCCCCGGGACCAGTGGGTCCCGACCCGCACCGACACCCTCTACGACCTGGCGTCGCTGTCGAAGCTCTTCACCTCGATCGCGGCCATGCAGCAGCTCGAAGCCGGGCGGATCGACCTGGACACCCCGGTGGCGCACTACATCCCGGAATTCGCCGCCAACGGCAAGGGCGCCATCACCGTCGAGCAACTCCTCACCCACACCTCGGGATTCGACGCGGACCCGGTGCCCTCGCTGTGGCAGGGCTACTCCGACATCCCCTCGCGCGAGCGGGCGATCCTCGACGCCGAGCCGATCAACGCGCCGGGCACCACGTATCTCTACTCCGACCTCAACATGCTCAGCATGCAGCTGGTCCTGGAGAGGGTGACGGGCAAGCCGCTGGACACCCTGGTGCGCGACGGCATCACGACGCCGCTGCACCTGACCGACACCGGCTACAACCCGCCGCCGGACAAGCTGCCCCGGATCGCGGCCACCGAATACGAGGCCAGTCCCGCACGCGGCATGGTGCGGGGCCAGGTGCACGACGAGAACGCCTGGGCGCTGGGCGGCGTGGCCGGCCACGCGGGCGTCTTCTCCACCGCCGACGACCTCGCGGTGCTGGCCCAGACGATCCTCAACGGCGGTACGTACCGCGGGCACCGCATCCTCAGCGGGAACAGCGTCCGGCTGATGGAGCAGAACTTCAACCAGGCCTTCCCCGGCGACTCGCACGGCCTGGGCTTCGAGCTCGACCAGATCTGGTACATGGGCGGACTGTCCGGCCCGCAGAGCCTCGGGCACACCGGCTTCACCGGCACCTCGCTGGTCATCGACCCGCAGTCGCGGTCCTTCGTCATCCTGCTGAGCAACCGGGTGCACCCCACCCGGGCCACCCCCTCGACCAACCCGCCGCGCCGGGCCATCGGCGTGGCGATGTCGCAGGCCATGCGGGTGGCGGCGCCCGGCGGCGGCCCGCTCTGGTATTCCGGCCAGGCCGGCGGCACCACGAGCACCCTGGCCACCGGACCGCTCACCGCGACCGCCCCGGTGGACGTCGACTTCGCCACGTTCGTCAACACCGAGTCCACCGACCCGCTCTGCCTGGAGGACTCCACGGACGGCGGCGCGACCTGGCACGCGCTGCCGCTGACCGTCACCGGCCAGGGGACGCCGTCCGGCACACCGGCCGCGCTGTCCGGGCAGTCCGTCCGCGCCTGGTGGCACGTGCACGCCGAGATCCCGCAGCCGGCCGGCGCCTTCCTGATCCGCTGGCGCTACACCACCGACCCGGTCTACGAGGGCCGCGGTGTCGACCTCGCCCACCTCGCGGTGACCTCCGCCGGGCACCCCGTGCCCGGCGCCGCCGCCCTCACCCCGGCCGGAGCCTGGCAACTCCTCCCGGACGCCCCCAGGCAGCCGTCCTGA
- a CDS encoding class I SAM-dependent methyltransferase produces MPYVEISDLITVTDPDTGRRLPVRRAEVLRRLREYGDERAARIVAGLPADQDDVLDPHAVDYLMVCVHTELQRLSEELRIGERLVHLLGPLFAAIRATTPQTGPFRLVDVGAGLGYLVRWLAATGALGPDVELIGVDLDAALVGEATRLARAENLDCRFVHGNAFDLPEAATVYVSTGVLHHFRGPALADFFRAQAASEALAFCHYDIAATRLAPIGAWVFHRARMRHPLGRHDGVASALRAHRDETLLRAAEAPGLRALLYEPRGLANPFCTTLRPVLGVRPHLEAPFRRHLGRASRRLVGPEQFTGSAR; encoded by the coding sequence GTGCCTTACGTTGAGATATCCGACCTGATCACCGTCACGGACCCGGACACCGGCCGCCGGCTTCCCGTCCGCCGGGCCGAAGTGCTGCGCAGGCTCCGCGAGTACGGTGACGAGCGCGCCGCCCGGATCGTCGCCGGGCTGCCCGCCGACCAGGACGATGTCCTCGACCCGCACGCCGTGGACTACCTGATGGTCTGCGTGCACACCGAACTGCAGCGCCTCAGCGAGGAACTGCGCATCGGCGAGCGCCTGGTGCACCTGCTCGGCCCGCTGTTCGCCGCCATCCGCGCGACGACCCCGCAGACCGGGCCCTTCCGGCTGGTCGACGTCGGCGCGGGCCTCGGCTACCTCGTCCGCTGGCTCGCCGCGACCGGCGCCCTCGGCCCGGACGTCGAACTCATCGGAGTCGACCTCGACGCGGCGCTGGTCGGCGAGGCCACCCGGCTGGCCCGCGCGGAGAACCTCGACTGCCGCTTCGTCCACGGCAACGCCTTCGACCTTCCGGAGGCCGCCACCGTCTACGTCTCCACCGGAGTGCTGCACCACTTCCGCGGCCCCGCCCTGGCGGACTTCTTCCGCGCCCAGGCCGCCTCCGAGGCGCTCGCCTTCTGCCACTACGACATCGCGGCGACCCGCCTCGCGCCCATCGGCGCATGGGTCTTCCACCGCGCCCGGATGCGCCACCCGCTCGGCCGCCACGACGGGGTCGCCTCGGCGCTGCGCGCCCACCGCGACGAGACACTGCTGCGGGCCGCCGAGGCCCCCGGCCTGCGGGCACTGCTCTACGAGCCCCGGGGCCTGGCGAACCCCTTCTGCACCACCCTGCGCCCGGTCCTCGGCGTCCGCCCGCACCTGGAGGCGCCCTTCCGCCGGCACCTCGGCCGGGCCTCGCGCAGGCTCGTCGGCCCGGAGCAGTTCACCGGGTCCGCCCGATGA
- a CDS encoding nucleotide-binding protein, whose protein sequence is MGEIGCSRVLESIRDRLELWSYAAPRVDRSESGEAIFLVHGRDHLSREDVRGFLERCTKREVIVLDEMAGQGADILGKLLEHAQKAAYAVVLLTGDDEGGLMGGGSLQRRARQNVILELGLFLGLLGRNKVAALHEPGVEIPSDYLGVTYVPLDPNKAWRMGLVSELRAAGIEASLDKLL, encoded by the coding sequence ATGGGCGAGATAGGATGTTCGCGTGTATTGGAATCTATCCGCGATCGACTTGAACTCTGGTCGTATGCGGCGCCTCGTGTCGACCGTAGCGAGTCCGGCGAAGCGATCTTCCTTGTCCATGGTCGCGACCATTTGTCGCGGGAGGATGTCCGGGGCTTTTTGGAGCGATGCACTAAGCGGGAGGTTATTGTCCTCGACGAAATGGCTGGACAGGGAGCGGACATCCTGGGGAAGCTACTTGAACACGCTCAGAAGGCCGCGTACGCGGTTGTCCTGTTGACCGGAGACGACGAGGGTGGCCTCATGGGTGGGGGCAGCCTGCAGAGGCGCGCGCGTCAAAATGTGATCCTTGAGCTTGGCTTGTTCCTCGGGCTACTCGGCCGCAACAAGGTGGCGGCACTCCATGAGCCGGGTGTGGAAATCCCCAGCGACTACCTGGGAGTCACCTACGTGCCCCTCGACCCGAACAAAGCATGGCGTATGGGTCTCGTGTCGGAACTGCGCGCTGCCGGCATCGAAGCCTCTCTCGACAAGCTCTTGTAA
- a CDS encoding glycoside hydrolase, translating into MDKGLPSRSRISLLTWAVVTAATVWAVLAGAAPVRAAPAAAAPTVSRPFAAHTDGIACYRLPSVISVPDPAHPHAVLAFAEGRVDSCADAGETDLVMKRSDDAGAHWGSLVTLLGKDPGEAPDAFQNIVPMVHVPIGGGPARITVMYAYNTVGTDMNGNPVRTGKRTLHILASTDYGDSWQAGDPVDSVLDDPSWTWVSAGPGHAVELRHGPHAGRMVVVGDYGPAGAVTPVDPAQPTVPVPPIVQTGLVLFYSDDGGVQWTRGPLWEPPAGGFGANEPALAERADGSIYVNARDDQYCTTDTHRVAGVTDADGTHFVNDDAAFAPVAHLTGPPVSGSLLTLSDPDGTGKGLLLYSGPSRAGPSSTDRQAMSIRASTDQGATWTDVGTLIDAGHTGYSDMTRLAGDASSPQQIGLVYETAATTANGTINFTSFTTQWLDANTTALVQRTSDGTGLGSNGVVNGGAALITRGSGTAHALSLDGIDDYVRVVNCPDHLRLTQGEDFTVAAWINYTATTGTRPIVWGYGQDAAPQFWLRAELDGGNHDITGRSPPPPATTSPCAPRPRTTTAPGTTWSSAARATSCCCPSIPNPRSPRPPPATASSSTALTRISATPSPSTSAHVPTTSSSSRAP; encoded by the coding sequence ATGGACAAAGGATTACCTTCCCGAAGCCGGATCTCGCTGCTGACGTGGGCCGTCGTAACGGCCGCGACCGTGTGGGCCGTCCTGGCCGGGGCCGCCCCCGTCCGGGCCGCACCGGCCGCGGCCGCGCCGACGGTCAGCCGGCCCTTCGCCGCCCACACGGACGGCATCGCCTGCTACCGGCTCCCGTCGGTCATCAGCGTCCCCGACCCGGCCCACCCGCACGCTGTCCTGGCCTTCGCCGAGGGTAGGGTCGACAGCTGCGCCGACGCCGGCGAGACCGACCTGGTGATGAAGAGGTCGGACGACGCCGGGGCCCACTGGGGCAGCCTCGTGACGCTGCTCGGCAAAGACCCCGGCGAGGCTCCCGACGCCTTCCAGAACATCGTCCCCATGGTCCACGTCCCGATCGGCGGCGGCCCGGCACGTATCACCGTGATGTACGCCTACAACACCGTGGGCACCGACATGAACGGCAATCCGGTCCGCACCGGCAAACGCACTTTGCACATCCTCGCCAGCACCGATTACGGCGACAGCTGGCAAGCCGGTGACCCTGTCGACAGCGTGCTCGACGATCCCTCGTGGACGTGGGTTTCCGCTGGTCCGGGCCACGCCGTCGAGCTCCGGCACGGACCGCACGCGGGCCGGATGGTCGTCGTGGGCGACTACGGCCCCGCAGGGGCCGTCACCCCCGTGGACCCCGCACAACCCACTGTCCCCGTCCCCCCGATCGTCCAGACCGGCCTGGTGCTGTTCTACAGCGACGACGGCGGCGTGCAGTGGACGCGCGGTCCCCTGTGGGAGCCGCCGGCCGGAGGATTCGGAGCCAACGAGCCGGCCCTCGCCGAACGCGCCGACGGCTCGATCTACGTCAACGCGCGTGACGACCAGTACTGCACCACCGACACCCACCGCGTCGCCGGGGTCACCGACGCCGACGGTACGCACTTCGTGAACGACGACGCAGCCTTCGCCCCCGTGGCGCACCTGACGGGCCCTCCCGTCTCCGGCTCCCTGCTGACCCTCTCCGACCCGGACGGCACGGGCAAGGGCCTGCTGCTGTACTCCGGTCCCTCCCGCGCGGGCCCGAGCAGCACCGATCGACAGGCCATGTCGATCCGCGCCTCCACCGACCAGGGCGCCACCTGGACGGACGTGGGCACACTGATCGACGCAGGCCACACCGGCTACTCCGACATGACCCGGCTGGCCGGCGACGCGAGCAGCCCCCAGCAGATCGGCCTGGTCTACGAGACGGCCGCCACCACTGCGAACGGCACCATCAACTTCACCTCCTTCACGACCCAGTGGCTCGACGCGAACACCACCGCACTCGTCCAGCGGACCAGTGACGGCACCGGACTCGGCTCCAACGGCGTCGTGAACGGGGGCGCCGCCCTCATCACGCGCGGCTCCGGCACCGCCCACGCCCTGAGCCTGGACGGCATCGACGACTACGTACGCGTCGTCAACTGCCCCGACCACCTGCGGCTGACCCAAGGCGAGGACTTCACCGTCGCGGCGTGGATCAACTACACGGCCACGACCGGCACCCGCCCGATCGTCTGGGGATACGGGCAGGACGCCGCCCCCCAGTTCTGGCTGCGCGCCGAACTGGACGGCGGCAACCACGACATCACCGGTCGATCACCACCGCCACCGGCGACCACTTCACCGTGCGCACCACGTCCGCGTACAACGACGGCGCCTGGCACTACGTGGTCTTCCGCCGCCAGGGCGACCAGTTGCTGCTGTCCGTCGATTCCGAACCCGCGGTCTCCAAGACCGCCTCCAGCGACAGCCTCGTCCTCCACGGCACTTACACGAATCTCGGCGACACCTTCACCATCCACATCGGCGCACGTCCCGACCACCTCCAGCTCTTCAAGGGCGCCATAG
- a CDS encoding SigE family RNA polymerase sigma factor yields the protein MRQPDLSAHDDGPDADFSRFVGARWRALTHTAYLLTGDFHEAEDLVQATLAKVYPHWRRVRTETAEHYVRRALVNTNRSRHRRRRVVQLLLPSLPDTSAVDNGGGAQQGAERDVLVRALSELPERQRAVVVLRYWEDLSAEEVAATLRCSVGTVKSQASRALAKLRHSPELAHYSLAGGNGDPR from the coding sequence GTGCGGCAGCCTGATCTCTCCGCGCACGACGACGGACCGGACGCCGATTTCAGCCGGTTCGTCGGCGCCCGCTGGCGTGCGCTGACCCATACCGCCTACCTGCTCACCGGGGACTTCCACGAGGCGGAGGACCTGGTGCAGGCCACTTTGGCGAAGGTCTACCCGCACTGGCGGCGGGTGCGGACGGAGACCGCCGAGCACTATGTGCGGCGGGCCCTGGTCAACACCAACCGCAGTCGGCACCGCCGGCGCCGGGTCGTACAGCTGCTGCTGCCCTCGCTGCCCGACACCTCCGCCGTCGACAACGGCGGAGGTGCGCAGCAGGGCGCCGAGCGGGACGTGCTGGTCCGCGCGCTGTCGGAGCTGCCCGAGCGGCAGCGGGCGGTCGTGGTGCTGCGGTATTGGGAGGATCTGTCGGCGGAGGAGGTCGCGGCGACGCTGCGCTGCTCCGTCGGTACGGTCAAGAGCCAGGCCTCCCGCGCCCTCGCCAAGCTGCGCCACAGCCCTGAACTGGCCCACTACTCGCTGGCCGGCGGGAACGGAGACCCGCGATGA
- a CDS encoding S1 family peptidase codes for MRIGHRSTTRPAVRRSGLAALALAATLAAFAAPAAAAAPAPRPQVSAGDLVYSSSGTACRVQVNARGGTTYYMVLPGHCTQGTTAWYTTAALTTYIGPTVATSFPGNDYGLVRYDNPAVPHPGSGFKSVGSAYVGEPVCSRSTVSGQHCGTVTALNATVNYGGGGVVSGLIATTVCTEPGDPGGVLFSGSTALGLFSGGSGNCTSGGTGYYQPLTEVLAAYGLSLY; via the coding sequence TTGAGGATCGGACACCGCTCCACCACCCGGCCCGCCGTCCGCCGATCCGGCCTGGCCGCGCTCGCGCTCGCCGCGACGCTTGCCGCCTTCGCGGCACCCGCGGCCGCCGCCGCGCCCGCACCGCGGCCTCAGGTCTCCGCCGGCGACCTGGTCTACTCCAGCAGCGGCACCGCCTGCCGGGTCCAGGTCAACGCCCGCGGCGGCACCACGTATTACATGGTCCTGCCGGGCCACTGCACCCAGGGCACCACGGCCTGGTACACGACCGCCGCCCTGACCACGTACATCGGCCCGACCGTGGCCACCTCCTTCCCCGGCAACGACTACGGCCTGGTCCGCTACGACAACCCGGCGGTGCCGCACCCCGGCAGCGGCTTCAAGTCGGTCGGCAGCGCGTATGTCGGCGAGCCGGTATGCAGCAGGAGCACGGTCAGCGGCCAGCACTGCGGCACGGTCACGGCCCTCAACGCCACGGTCAACTACGGCGGCGGCGGGGTCGTGAGCGGCCTGATCGCCACCACCGTCTGCACCGAGCCCGGGGACCCGGGCGGCGTGCTGTTCTCGGGCTCGACGGCCCTCGGCCTCTTCTCCGGCGGATCAGGCAACTGCACCAGCGGCGGCACCGGTTACTACCAGCCCCTGACCGAGGTCCTGGCGGCCTACGGGCTGTCGCTGTATTGA
- a CDS encoding SgcJ/EcaC family oxidoreductase gives MSTNQRHAADETAILKVLKDLYEAWDDNDADTFVADYTEDASAILPGSYRKSRDEIRDSMAAGFGSHLKGSTTVDKVLDVRFLGDDNAVVVSETGILFPGETEVPADRLAVATWVVTRRDGRWLLAAYHNCPAVPVS, from the coding sequence TTGAGTACGAACCAGAGGCACGCGGCCGACGAGACCGCCATCCTCAAGGTGCTGAAAGACCTCTACGAGGCCTGGGACGACAACGACGCCGACACTTTCGTGGCCGACTACACGGAGGACGCCAGCGCGATCCTGCCCGGGTCCTACCGGAAGTCCAGGGACGAGATCCGCGACAGCATGGCGGCCGGCTTCGGCAGCCACCTGAAGGGCTCGACCACCGTCGACAAGGTGCTGGACGTCCGCTTCCTCGGCGACGACAACGCCGTGGTGGTCAGCGAGACGGGCATCCTCTTCCCCGGCGAGACCGAGGTGCCGGCCGACCGGCTGGCGGTCGCGACCTGGGTGGTCACCCGGCGGGACGGCAGGTGGCTGCTCGCGGCCTACCACAACTGCCCCGCCGTGCCCGTGAGCTGA
- a CDS encoding alpha/beta hydrolase: MPAVLLIHGGLWEDSMDADRFWAAPGITAGLEREGFTVLAPNRLHRPPSWDAEVEHLAAALPSGPVSVVAGSNGCSAAVRLALAIPDRIARLLLAWPATAGDPAADARTRIALTSLGASDRTIRALLDGQTLRGVTDAELATLKMPISVLPSAPENPLHQRHTVDALRRLHPAGTELPGSPEPPHPAFAPHLPQFLASATRFAAH; encoded by the coding sequence ATGCCAGCAGTCCTGCTGATCCACGGCGGCCTGTGGGAAGACAGCATGGACGCCGACCGCTTCTGGGCAGCACCGGGAATCACGGCCGGCCTCGAACGAGAGGGCTTCACGGTGCTTGCACCGAACCGCCTGCACCGCCCACCGAGTTGGGATGCGGAGGTGGAGCACCTCGCCGCCGCCCTACCCAGCGGACCCGTCTCCGTGGTGGCGGGATCAAACGGGTGCTCGGCGGCCGTTCGCCTCGCGTTGGCCATCCCCGACCGGATCGCAAGACTGCTGCTGGCATGGCCCGCAACCGCAGGAGATCCCGCAGCGGACGCCCGCACCCGCATCGCCCTGACCAGCCTCGGCGCCTCCGACCGGACCATCCGGGCCCTGCTGGACGGCCAGACCCTGCGAGGCGTCACCGACGCCGAACTGGCAACGCTCAAGATGCCGATCAGCGTGCTCCCCTCAGCCCCGGAGAACCCGCTCCACCAACGCCACACCGTCGATGCGCTCCGGCGACTCCACCCCGCCGGCACCGAACTCCCCGGCTCCCCAGAGCCACCCCACCCAGCCTTCGCCCCCCACCTGCCCCAGTTCCTGGCCTCGGCCACGAGGTTCGCCGCCCACTGA